CTCGACCGCGTCCTTGGCCTCCTTGAGGCCCAGGCCGGTCAGCTCACGCACGACCTTGATGACCTGGATCTTCTTGCCGCCGTCAGCCTCGAGGATGACGTCGAACTCGTCCTTCTCCTCCTCGACCGGAGCAGCAGCAGCGCCGCCGCCGCCACCCGGGCCCGCCATGGCGACCGGAGCCGCGGCGGTGACCTCGAAGGTCTCCTCGAACTGCTTCACGAACTCAGAGAGCTCGATCAGCGTCATCTCCTTGAACGCGTCGAGCAGCTCGACAGTGCTGAGCTTCGCCATATCTGGCGTCCTTTCCTGATTCTGTTAAGTAAGAACTGGTGCGCCGTGGGGGCCATCAGGCCGCCTCGGCGCCCTCCTTCTCGCGCTTGTCCTGCAGAGCTGCCGCCAGGCGGGCGGTCTTCGACAGCGGGGCCTGGAACAGGGCCGCGGCCTTGCTCAGGTTGCCCTTCATCGCGCCGGCCAGCTTGGCCAGCAGCACCTCGCGGGACTCCAGGTCGGCAAGCTTCGTGACCTCGGCCGCGGAAATGGCCTTGCCCTCGAAGACACCGCCCTTGATGACGAGCTTCGGGTTGGCCTTCGCGAAGTCGCGAAGCCCCTTCGCCGCCTCGACGACGTCGCCCGAAACGAAAGTCAGCGCGGTAGGACCGGTGAACAGCTCGTCGAGGCCGGTGATGCCCGCGTCCGTCGCAGCACGCTTCGCGAGCGTGTTCTTCGCGACCGTGTAGCTGGTGTCGGCGCCGAGCGAGCGCCGAAGCTGGGTGAGCTGGGAAACCGTCAGACCGCGGTACTCGGTCAGCACGGTGGCGCCCGAGCTGCGGAAGCTCTCGGTCAGCTCAGCAACGGCCGTGGCCTTGTCGGCCCGGATCGGCTTGTCCGCCATGTCCCTCCTCTCTCGTTACTCGAGGCTGGTCCCCGTCACCGCCGAGGCGGGAACGGGGGCGGAGGCAGCGCGACAACGAAAAAGCCCCGGCGCAGGGCGCACGGGGCGAGGGCCGACAGATCATCACGGTCGGCGGACCATGAACACTGCCGAGTTACGCTTGCCGCCCTACGCGGGTCGCCCGATGTCGCGGGGCCTTCGACCGTGCCGAAGCACGGTGACCAGCGGTCTCTGGGTGGTTCCTCATCCGTGAGAACACGGATGACGGTTGAAGAGTACGCGCCCCGGCCACCAGCGCCAAATCGCGGTGGGTGAGCCGCGCCACGGACGCTGGCAGCGGTCAGCCCTGGGCCCGCCGCCGCCACAGATAGCCGCCGAGCACCGCAGCGCTCCAGGCCAGCGCCCACCCGCTCAACCCCAGCAGGGTCAGCGCGGCCGCGTCGCCGCCGGTGGTGCGTGCGGCGGCCATGATCGGCGGCGCCAGCCAGGGGGCCACCGACCCACTCAGGCCGAGCACCACCGCGCCGACCCCGCCGAGGGCCAGCACCGCGACGCCGTAACCGGCACCGCCCACCGACGCCCGGCTGGCCAGCGCGCCGAGGGCAACCGCAGCGGGTACGGCGAGCAGGTGCGCCCACACTCCCAGCGCGAGCCCGACCGGGATCGACCGGTCCCCCGGGTCGACCGGGCCGGAGACCCCGCCGACCAGCCACGGAAAGAGCAGCGCCACGGCCACCGTCACCAGAGCCGCCACACCGGCGGCGAGGAGCCCGGCAAGCCGCTCGCGAGCCACCCCGACCGCCACCTGCGCCAGGCGGCGCTGCACGTCTGGCTCCACGTCCAGAAGGATCTTGGTCTGCCAGGCGACGACCGGGAAGAGGACCACGGCCGAGACGCCGTACGCCTCCGCCGGCTGCGCACGGCCACCGCCGTAGAGGGTGCCGAGAACGACCAGGCCGGCGAGCAACGGGGCCACCGCTCGCCCGGTCCGCAGGAAACCGGCCAACCTCATCCGCACCAGGGGGATCACCGGGCCTCCCCCGCTGCTGGCTCGATCATCGGGTCGACGCCCTGGTCGGCCCCGGACTGCGCGGGTGTCGGCTCACCGGCCGCCGATCGGATCGACGGTGCGGCGGGTCGCGCCTGCACGGCGGCGGTGGAGGCGTCGGCGCGTACTCCCAGGACGTGGTGGCCCTCGGCGCGCAACCGGGCGACGGTGCCGGCGACCCGCGCGGCCGGCACCGCGACCTCGACCACGGCGAACGTCTCGTCCGCCGACGACGTCTCCTCGGTCAGCGAACCGTCGGCCACCAGCCAGCGGCGCGCGGCCGGCAGCCGGATCGTCTCGCCACGGTGGTCGCTGACCAGAACGGCGCCGTCGGCGGCGAGCACCTCGGCGATCAGCTCGGGAACCAGCTCGCGGGTGGCGGCGTCCAGCCCCTCCCACGGCTCGTCGAGCACCAGCAGGCCCGGCGGGCGCAGCATCGCCTGGGCCAGGCCCACCTTCTGCGCGGTGCCCTTGGACAGCTCGGGCAGTCGGACCGAGCGGAAGGCGGACAACCCGAGCCGGTCGGTCCAGGAGGTCACCGCCTCGTCGGCCGCCGCTCCGCGCAAACCCGCGACCCGGGCCACGCCGGTGAGATAACGGGCCACGGTAAACGGCTGGTCGGCCGGGAAACGCTCCGGCACCCAGCCCACCCGCGTCGGGCGGCCGGTGACCCGGCCCCGGCCCGGCCGGAGCACGCCGGCGGCCACCTGGAGCAGTGTCGACTTGCCCACCCCGTTGCGGCCCAGCACGACAGCCGCCTCGCCCGGACCAATGTGCACGTCGATGCCTCGCAGCACCCACGGCCCGCGCCGGTGGTACCGCAACCAGACGTCTTCCAGCCGCATGGGCCGAGCCTGCCACATCTCAAACGCGCCGGGGCGCCGCCACAATCGTGGCGACGCCCCGGCGGAGCGAACTGTCGGCTCAGGCCTCGGCCTGGTCCTCCCGGAGGTTCTTCACCAGGTTCGGGTCGACCGGGACGCCCGGGCCCATCGTGGTGGTCAGGATGACCTTGCGGAGGTACTTGCCCTTGGACGCGGACGGCTTG
This portion of the Micromonospora zamorensis genome encodes:
- the rplL gene encoding 50S ribosomal protein L7/L12, with the protein product MAKLSTVELLDAFKEMTLIELSEFVKQFEETFEVTAAAPVAMAGPGGGGGAAAAPVEEEKDEFDVILEADGGKKIQVIKVVRELTGLGLKEAKDAVESAPKAILEKVNKETADKAKAKLEGEGAKVTLK
- the rplJ gene encoding 50S ribosomal protein L10, whose translation is MADKPIRADKATAVAELTESFRSSGATVLTEYRGLTVSQLTQLRRSLGADTSYTVAKNTLAKRAATDAGITGLDELFTGPTALTFVSGDVVEAAKGLRDFAKANPKLVIKGGVFEGKAISAAEVTKLADLESREVLLAKLAGAMKGNLSKAAALFQAPLSKTARLAAALQDKREKEGAEAA
- a CDS encoding ABC transporter ATP-binding protein yields the protein MRLEDVWLRYHRRGPWVLRGIDVHIGPGEAAVVLGRNGVGKSTLLQVAAGVLRPGRGRVTGRPTRVGWVPERFPADQPFTVARYLTGVARVAGLRGAAADEAVTSWTDRLGLSAFRSVRLPELSKGTAQKVGLAQAMLRPPGLLVLDEPWEGLDAATRELVPELIAEVLAADGAVLVSDHRGETIRLPAARRWLVADGSLTEETSSADETFAVVEVAVPAARVAGTVARLRAEGHHVLGVRADASTAAVQARPAAPSIRSAAGEPTPAQSGADQGVDPMIEPAAGEAR